In Polaribacter sp. L3A8, a genomic segment contains:
- the dnaG gene encoding DNA primase — MILRSTIDRIFETARVEEVIGEFVVLKKAGSNFKGLSPFTDEKSPSFMVSPVKQIWKDFSTGKGGNSVSFLMEHEHYTYPEALRWLAKKYNIEIEEAEQSSEEKAQMNERESMFLVSTFAKDYFNDVMLNSNKGKAIGLSYFKERGFTDETITKFELGYCIDEWDNFTKAALSKGYDLKFLASTGLTIVKENKQFDRFKGRVMFPIHSMSGRILGFGGRILTADKKAAKYLNSPESDIYHKSKILYGLYQAKKEIAKQDNCFLVEGYTDVISFNQSGVENVVASSGTALTPDQIRLVNRLTKNITVLFDGDAAGIRASIRGIDLILEQGMNVKVVQFPDGEDPDSFAKSNSNAELKKYLEDSAQDFINFKVSLLLKDSNNDPIKKAGVIRDIVTSISKIPDGIQREVYVQECSRIMDISERVLFSELAQLLKKGAQEKNKVSRQQNNTQQNSNEPPPGYFMEQEKGKMGLVKGGAVASQKIDQLSILENEIIKILLLYGNEEVEFIEEVIHVDEEGREKIDTRKYENTVSAEIYVHLHEDEIEFSNALFQEIYTEIIHQLNQLEKLDIDGLINHKNSEISTIVTSILMEKENPNRQLSDWQGQNIEVKSALEVLAKDVNDVVYNLRRVLIGEKIEELMDDAVKNQGAAIDLEVIKNYTSLKMRLFEKLNRVV; from the coding sequence ATAGACCGCATTTTCGAAACTGCAAGAGTAGAAGAGGTTATTGGCGAATTTGTGGTGCTAAAAAAAGCAGGAAGTAACTTTAAAGGTTTAAGCCCGTTTACAGACGAAAAATCACCTTCTTTTATGGTGTCTCCCGTAAAACAAATTTGGAAAGATTTTTCTACAGGAAAAGGGGGCAACTCTGTTTCATTTTTAATGGAGCATGAACATTACACCTATCCAGAAGCATTAAGGTGGTTAGCCAAAAAGTACAATATAGAAATAGAAGAAGCAGAGCAATCATCCGAAGAAAAAGCTCAGATGAATGAACGCGAAAGCATGTTCTTAGTTTCAACTTTTGCCAAAGACTATTTTAATGATGTAATGCTAAATTCTAATAAAGGAAAAGCGATAGGTTTATCTTATTTTAAAGAACGAGGTTTTACAGATGAAACCATTACTAAGTTCGAATTAGGATACTGTATTGACGAGTGGGATAATTTTACAAAAGCAGCATTATCAAAAGGGTACGACTTAAAGTTTTTGGCATCTACAGGATTGACCATTGTAAAAGAAAACAAGCAATTCGACCGTTTTAAAGGTCGTGTAATGTTTCCGATACATTCTATGTCTGGTAGAATTTTAGGTTTTGGAGGTCGTATTTTAACTGCGGATAAAAAAGCAGCTAAATATTTAAATTCACCAGAAAGTGATATTTACCATAAGAGTAAAATTTTGTATGGATTGTACCAAGCAAAAAAAGAAATAGCCAAACAAGACAATTGTTTTTTGGTAGAGGGTTATACAGATGTAATTTCTTTTAATCAATCTGGTGTAGAAAATGTTGTTGCTTCTTCGGGTACCGCTTTAACCCCAGATCAAATTAGATTGGTAAACAGACTGACTAAAAATATTACGGTACTTTTTGATGGAGATGCAGCTGGTATTAGAGCTTCCATTCGTGGTATCGATTTAATTTTAGAACAAGGAATGAACGTAAAAGTAGTTCAGTTTCCTGACGGTGAAGATCCAGATAGTTTTGCAAAATCAAACTCAAACGCTGAGTTAAAAAAATATTTAGAAGATTCTGCACAAGATTTTATCAACTTTAAAGTATCTCTCTTATTAAAAGATTCTAATAACGACCCTATTAAAAAAGCAGGCGTAATTAGAGACATTGTAACCAGTATTTCTAAAATACCAGACGGCATTCAACGAGAAGTTTATGTGCAAGAATGTTCTAGAATCATGGATATTTCTGAACGCGTTTTGTTTAGTGAATTGGCACAGTTATTAAAAAAAGGAGCGCAAGAAAAAAATAAAGTAAGCAGACAGCAAAACAACACTCAGCAAAACTCTAATGAGCCACCTCCTGGATATTTTATGGAGCAAGAAAAAGGCAAGATGGGATTGGTAAAAGGTGGCGCTGTTGCGTCTCAAAAAATAGATCAACTTTCGATTTTAGAAAATGAAATTATTAAAATTTTACTTTTATACGGAAATGAAGAGGTAGAATTTATTGAAGAAGTAATTCATGTTGATGAAGAAGGAAGGGAGAAGATAGATACTAGAAAGTATGAAAACACGGTTTCAGCAGAAATTTATGTGCATTTACATGAAGATGAAATAGAATTTTCTAATGCTCTCTTTCAAGAAATTTATACAGAAATTATTCACCAATTAAATCAGTTAGAAAAATTAGATATTGATGGTTTGATTAATCACAAGAATTCAGAAATATCTACCATTGTAACCTCTATTTTAATGGAGAAAGAAAACCCGAATAGACAACTAAGTGATTGGCAAGGACAAAATATAGAAGTAAAATCTGCCCTAGAAGTTTTAGCAAAAGACGTAAACGATGTGGTGTATAATTTAAGGAGAGTCTTAATCGGTGAAAAAATTGAAGAGTTGATGGATGACGCTGTTAAAAACCAAGGGGCTGCAATAGATTTGGAGGTTATTAAAAATTATACAAGCTTAAAAATGAGGCTATTTGAAAAACTAAATAGGGTTGTGTAA
- a CDS encoding OmpA family protein — translation MRRIYLFILFSTFIIAQSFSQSNDGKIIHKDSTEVKSTDIIKESNTWSIGGGFSNFIMHGDLRSIGTSDDKNYWNFGGYVYVDKMFNPILGLELKATYNKMSGGAQYFSSIYKLLYVPDGVIRDDMKFEGRSYGAELNLIVSFSNLFKRDARKWNIAGYFGVGYHQYDSALFDKLPDGSYTKISDADFGYNPQRNSVNEASSIFLSAQLGVKRKISRRVDLEFRTGMYFNHEDHLDAAISDKQNWENFFITSLGVVLKLGKKKEHIIWAVEKPAGAEFKIIDTDGDGVMDQLDVEPNTPKAAMVYGNGQAVDADKDGLPDYKDKCPLEYGPISNEGCPLNVDTDGDGVMDVKDLCPNTPGPVENRGCPKQEVVPPVNITQQIGLLATSIYFDTNSDVIKLISYSTIDQIIMLMKKIPDVKFVIEGHTDDRNSDKYNLYLSQRRAESVRKYMIKQGIVNDRLSPKGYGESRPKFSNANAGGRQLNRRVEIKPIDAIGPVERIDE, via the coding sequence ATGAGGAGAATTTATTTATTTATTCTATTTAGCACTTTTATTATTGCTCAATCTTTTAGTCAATCTAATGATGGCAAAATTATTCACAAAGATAGTACAGAGGTAAAAAGCACTGATATTATTAAAGAAAGTAACACCTGGTCAATAGGTGGTGGTTTTAGTAATTTTATTATGCACGGAGATTTACGCTCTATTGGTACCAGTGATGACAAGAATTACTGGAATTTTGGAGGTTATGTTTATGTAGATAAAATGTTTAATCCAATATTAGGACTAGAACTTAAAGCTACCTATAATAAAATGTCTGGTGGAGCACAATATTTCTCAAGTATCTATAAACTTTTATATGTACCAGATGGTGTTATTAGAGATGATATGAAATTTGAAGGTAGATCTTACGGTGCTGAGTTAAATTTAATTGTAAGTTTTTCTAACCTTTTTAAGAGGGATGCACGTAAATGGAACATCGCTGGATACTTTGGTGTTGGATACCACCAATACGATTCTGCTTTATTTGATAAATTACCTGATGGTTCTTATACAAAAATTTCTGACGCAGATTTTGGTTATAACCCACAAAGAAATAGTGTAAACGAAGCTAGTTCAATTTTTCTATCTGCACAATTAGGTGTTAAAAGAAAAATAAGTAGAAGAGTAGATCTTGAATTTAGAACAGGAATGTACTTTAATCATGAAGATCATTTAGACGCAGCTATTTCTGATAAACAAAATTGGGAAAACTTTTTTATTACTAGTTTAGGAGTTGTTTTAAAACTAGGAAAGAAAAAAGAACATATCATTTGGGCTGTTGAAAAGCCTGCAGGTGCAGAATTTAAAATTATTGATACAGATGGAGATGGTGTAATGGATCAATTAGATGTTGAGCCAAACACTCCTAAAGCAGCAATGGTATATGGTAATGGTCAGGCTGTAGATGCAGATAAAGATGGCTTACCAGATTATAAAGATAAATGTCCTTTAGAATACGGTCCAATATCAAATGAAGGATGTCCTTTAAATGTTGATACAGATGGAGACGGAGTAATGGATGTAAAAGATTTATGCCCAAACACACCTGGACCAGTAGAAAACAGAGGTTGTCCTAAACAAGAAGTTGTACCACCAGTTAATATTACACAACAAATTGGATTGTTAGCTACTAGTATTTACTTTGACACGAATAGTGATGTTATTAAATTAATATCTTACAGTACTATTGATCAAATTATTATGTTAATGAAGAAAATACCAGATGTTAAGTTTGTTATTGAAGGTCATACAGATGATAGAAATAGTGATAAATACAACTTATACTTATCTCAAAGAAGAGCAGAAAGTGTTAGAAAGTATATGATTAAACAAGGTATTGTTAATGACAGATTGAGCCCTAAAGGTTATGGTGAATCTAGACCAAAATTCTCTAACGCTAATGCAGGCGGAAGACAATTGAACAGAAGGGTTGAAATTAAACCAATTGATGCAATTGGACCTGTAGAAAGAATTGATGAATAG
- the gldB gene encoding gliding motility lipoprotein GldB, whose product MRFYFMNLMVLCAIFSCSDKKNNQIDVSTINVDFSIKRYEVDFYNSTENKLPILKKKYPYLFPKTFTDSLAIVKLNNKEEQELFNETQKLYKNIPELKIELLDLFKHIKHYNRKFKAPNVVTMISNIDYKSRVIYADSLLFISLDVYLGKTHKFYSDYPKYIKENNTKNNIIVDVANSIIEKQLVPLPNRSFIGKMIHEGKKIYLLDIYLPTISDKLKIRYSKEKMDWALTNEEDIWKYFIERKLLFSTETQLNKRFLEEAPFSKFYLQNDNQSPGRIGVWLGWQIVRSYMKNNDVSLQELLIIDSQELFKRSKYKPKK is encoded by the coding sequence ATGAGATTTTATTTTATGAATTTAATGGTTTTATGTGCAATTTTTTCATGTTCTGATAAAAAAAACAATCAAATTGATGTTTCAACCATAAATGTTGATTTTTCCATAAAAAGATACGAGGTTGATTTTTATAATAGTACTGAAAATAAATTACCAATTCTTAAGAAGAAGTATCCTTATTTGTTTCCAAAAACATTTACAGATAGTTTAGCAATTGTTAAGCTAAATAACAAAGAAGAACAAGAATTATTTAATGAAACTCAAAAGCTATATAAGAATATTCCAGAATTAAAAATTGAGCTATTAGATCTTTTTAAGCATATAAAACATTACAATAGGAAGTTTAAAGCGCCTAATGTAGTTACTATGATCTCTAATATAGATTATAAAAGTAGAGTTATTTATGCAGATAGTTTGCTGTTTATTTCTTTAGATGTTTATTTAGGAAAAACACACAAATTTTATTCAGATTATCCAAAGTATATTAAAGAGAATAATACCAAAAATAATATAATTGTTGATGTTGCAAATTCTATAATAGAAAAGCAATTAGTGCCTTTACCTAATAGAAGCTTTATTGGTAAGATGATTCATGAAGGAAAAAAAATCTATCTATTAGATATATATTTACCAACTATTTCCGATAAATTAAAAATAAGATATTCAAAAGAAAAAATGGATTGGGCTCTTACAAATGAAGAGGATATTTGGAAATATTTTATAGAAAGAAAATTGTTATTTAGTACAGAAACACAACTAAACAAAAGATTTTTGGAGGAAGCTCCTTTTTCGAAGTTCTATTTGCAAAATGATAATCAATCTCCAGGAAGAATAGGAGTGTGGTTAGGATGGCAAATAGTGAGGTCGTATATGAAAAATAATGATGTATCTTTGCAAGAATTATTAATAATTGATTCTCAAGAGTTATTCAAAAGATCAAAATACAAGCCTAAAAAATAA
- the nadE gene encoding NAD(+) synthase, whose amino-acid sequence MKTEKVAEYIIKWLKEYAENAKVKGFVIGISGGIDSALTSTLCAKTGFPTLCVEMPIHQAPSQVTRAQEHITQLKDNFKNVSDVKVDLTSTFEDFKNVLPAAEPSATVDLSLANTRARLRMTTLYYLAGLHGYLVAGTGNKVEDFGVGFYTKYGDGGVDLSPIADLMKSEVYKLSAFLGVPNSIQKAQPTDGLFGDSRTDEDQIGASYDELEWAMNMQENGKLEGDFKGRELEVFKIYTRLNRINQHKMLPIPICKIPENIK is encoded by the coding sequence ATGAAGACTGAAAAGGTTGCCGAGTACATCATAAAATGGTTAAAAGAATATGCTGAAAATGCAAAAGTAAAAGGATTTGTAATTGGAATTTCTGGCGGAATTGACTCTGCTTTAACATCCACTTTATGTGCAAAAACAGGATTCCCTACTTTATGTGTAGAAATGCCTATTCATCAAGCTCCTAGCCAAGTAACTAGAGCACAAGAACATATTACGCAGTTAAAAGATAATTTTAAAAATGTATCTGATGTAAAAGTAGATTTAACGTCTACCTTCGAAGATTTTAAAAATGTTTTACCAGCTGCAGAACCTTCTGCAACCGTAGATTTATCTTTAGCCAACACTAGAGCTAGACTTAGAATGACCACTTTATACTATTTAGCAGGTTTGCACGGGTATTTAGTAGCAGGAACAGGTAATAAGGTAGAAGATTTTGGAGTTGGTTTTTACACCAAATATGGTGATGGAGGTGTAGATTTAAGTCCAATTGCAGACTTAATGAAATCTGAAGTATATAAATTATCTGCATTTTTAGGTGTACCAAATTCTATACAAAAAGCACAACCAACAGATGGGTTATTTGGTGATAGTAGAACAGATGAAGATCAAATTGGCGCTTCTTACGATGAACTAGAGTGGGCAATGAATATGCAAGAGAATGGAAAATTAGAAGGTGATTTTAAAGGAAGAGAACTAGAGGTCTTTAAAATTTATACGAGACTAAATAGAATTAACCAACATAAAATGTTACCGATACCTATTTGTAAAATACCTGAAAATATTAAATAA
- the folK gene encoding 2-amino-4-hydroxy-6-hydroxymethyldihydropteridine diphosphokinase yields MKIQHITYLSLGTNQGNKLENLQNAINLIDDNVGGIQKISSIYKTPSWGFNGEDFFNICIKVATNLEPEILMISLLKIEDKLGRERSSKEGYQDRNIDIDILLFNDEIIFSKTLIVPHSKMLQRKFVMIPLVEIAATVIHPIVKKQISACLQDCDDSSEITITDQKLQRPIPISEKYNYMAIEGNIGAGKTSLVKMISEEFNAKMVLERFADNPFLPKFYEDKERYAFPLEMSFLADRYQQLTDDLAQFDLFKNFIVSDYYIFKSLIFAQVTLQKEEYLLYRKMFDLMYKEITKPDLYIYLYQDTERLLENIKKRGREYEQKIEPNYLKQIHNGYKNFIKTEKSLNLQVIDVSKMDFVHNRVDYVKIVNLIKHF; encoded by the coding sequence ATGAAAATACAACATATCACATATTTATCTCTAGGAACCAACCAAGGAAACAAACTAGAAAACCTACAAAATGCTATTAATTTAATAGATGACAATGTTGGTGGTATTCAAAAAATATCATCCATCTACAAAACTCCATCTTGGGGATTTAATGGTGAAGATTTTTTTAATATTTGTATTAAAGTTGCTACAAACCTAGAACCAGAAATCTTAATGATTTCACTCTTAAAAATAGAAGACAAATTAGGTCGTGAACGTTCTTCTAAAGAAGGATATCAAGATAGAAACATCGATATAGATATTCTGTTATTTAATGATGAGATTATTTTTTCTAAAACATTAATTGTTCCACATTCTAAAATGTTACAACGAAAGTTTGTAATGATTCCTTTAGTCGAAATAGCTGCAACAGTTATTCATCCAATAGTAAAAAAACAAATTTCTGCTTGCTTACAAGATTGTGATGATTCATCAGAAATTACTATAACAGATCAGAAACTACAAAGACCAATCCCTATTTCAGAAAAATATAATTACATGGCTATTGAAGGAAACATTGGTGCAGGTAAAACTTCTTTAGTTAAAATGATCTCAGAAGAATTTAATGCAAAAATGGTATTAGAGCGCTTTGCAGACAACCCCTTTCTCCCTAAATTTTATGAAGATAAAGAGCGTTATGCATTTCCGTTAGAGATGAGTTTTTTAGCCGACAGATATCAACAACTAACCGATGATTTAGCACAATTCGACTTATTTAAAAACTTCATTGTATCGGATTACTATATCTTTAAATCTTTAATTTTTGCACAAGTTACATTACAAAAGGAAGAATACCTTTTATATCGTAAAATGTTCGATTTAATGTATAAAGAAATTACAAAACCAGATTTATATATTTATTTGTATCAAGATACAGAACGACTTCTTGAAAACATCAAAAAAAGAGGAAGAGAATATGAACAAAAAATTGAACCAAATTATCTAAAACAAATCCATAATGGATATAAAAACTTTATCAAAACAGAAAAAAGCTTAAATTTGCAAGTAATAGATGTTTCAAAAATGGATTTTGTTCATAATAGAGTCGATTATGTTAAAATTGTTAACTTAATAAAGCATTTTTAA
- the gldC gene encoding gliding motility protein GldC, whose amino-acid sequence MSIKHNSQINFEIGLDENKVPEEISWTAKDGDINKEASKAIMISVWDHKKKDTLRMDLWTKDMPVDEMKQFYHQTLVSMADSFERATDDQKMSATMRDFCAYFAEKLELK is encoded by the coding sequence ATGTCAATAAAACATAATTCACAAATTAATTTCGAAATTGGTTTAGATGAAAACAAAGTTCCTGAAGAAATTTCTTGGACGGCAAAAGATGGAGATATAAATAAGGAAGCATCCAAAGCTATTATGATTTCTGTTTGGGATCATAAGAAAAAAGATACTTTACGTATGGATTTATGGACAAAAGATATGCCTGTAGATGAAATGAAACAATTTTATCATCAAACACTAGTTTCTATGGCAGATTCTTTTGAGCGTGCAACAGATGATCAAAAAATGAGTGCAACTATGCGAGATTTTTGTGCTTATTTTGCAGAGAAATTAGAGCTGAAATAA